One Terriglobales bacterium DNA segment encodes these proteins:
- a CDS encoding NAD-dependent epimerase/dehydratase family protein has translation AGLKEEDAYPAAPQDAYGWEKLLAEIRCTHYREEYGLQTRVVRFHNIFGPKGTWQGGREKVPAALCRKIATAKLSGSNEIAIWGDGEQTRSFCYVDDCILGLYKLMRSDYPYPLNLGQDRMVSINQLADLIAGIAGVAIEKTHVSGPIGVRGRNSDNTRVQQILGWEPKVSLEEGLARTYHWIEEQVRTSLAVSRIGANPALNIGGAVAR, from the coding sequence GTGCCGGCTTGAAAGAAGAAGATGCTTATCCAGCCGCCCCGCAGGACGCGTACGGTTGGGAAAAGCTTCTTGCCGAAATCCGCTGCACTCATTATCGCGAAGAATATGGCCTTCAAACCCGCGTCGTTCGCTTCCACAACATTTTCGGACCCAAAGGTACCTGGCAGGGAGGACGTGAAAAAGTCCCTGCCGCTTTGTGCCGGAAAATCGCCACTGCCAAACTGTCGGGCTCGAACGAAATTGCAATTTGGGGGGACGGTGAGCAGACCAGATCCTTCTGCTACGTAGACGATTGCATCCTCGGACTCTACAAATTAATGCGCTCCGATTACCCGTATCCGCTTAACCTTGGGCAGGACCGCATGGTTTCCATCAATCAGCTGGCTGACCTCATCGCAGGCATTGCTGGAGTCGCAATAGAGAAGACGCACGTCTCAGGCCCGATAGGCGTGCGTGGCCGCAACTCTGATAACACTCGCGTTCAGCAGATATTAGGTTGGGAACCGAAGGTCTCGCTGGAGGAGGGGTTAGCCCGTACCTACCACTGGATCGAGGAGCAGGTCAGGACCAGTCTCGCTGTTTCACGGATAGGTGCAAACCCGGCACTCAACATAGGCGGTGCTGTCGCACGCTGA